In Vespula pensylvanica isolate Volc-1 chromosome 21, ASM1446617v1, whole genome shotgun sequence, one genomic interval encodes:
- the LOC122636210 gene encoding uncharacterized protein LOC122636210, giving the protein MAFMMPVMKNEWDIYKTNRSRRSSECSNPRACRSRKVSECSKSAGPSLSTSPGSDFLTSPAHRSIPLTSRHFSRASSRASQSSLQSPSKSTGSSPPKTGSSNSLNKFHICLVDKLKRSLKKGDDDEEDQRNLS; this is encoded by the exons atGGCGTTTATGATGCCTGTGATGAAAAATGAGTGGGACATTTATAAAACCAATCGAAGCCGTAGATCTTCCGAATGTTCGAATCCTCGTGCCTGCCGCAGTAGAAAG GTATCGGAATGTTCGAAGTCTGCGGGTCCGTCATTGTCGACGTCACCGGGTTCGGATTTTTTAACTTCGCCAGCCCATCGTTCTATACCCTTGACTTCTCGACATTTTTCAAGAGCATCCTCGAGAGCGTCTCAGAGCTCGCTACAGAGCCCGAGCAAAAGTACCGGCTCCTCACCCCCAAAGACCGGTAGTTCCAATTCCCTCAACAAGTTTCACATTTGTCTCGTCGATAAGCTCAAGAGAAGTTTGAAGAAAggggacgacgacgaggaagatCAAAGGAATCTATCATGA